CAAAAATCGTAGCATGGGGGCTCATCAATCCTTCAGTCCCTCCCGACCAGATAATGGGTACCTTTTTCGCTAGCTCATTTATGGAGAGACCGGATTTCTCCGAGATCAGCAGTTGAAAACACTGGGTAGCCAACGCCCGGGTATAGTCGTTCACCCCGCCGTTTCCCTCAGTCTTTCCCAAAATGGCAACTACATGTTGGGCTTTGAACGTACCGGCTTCGATCAACTTTCGCGCTTCTGATACGTCATCCGGCCCGCCCATACTCACCTTGAATGCCTTTACGTTCATATACCGTCAGCTCCATTTAAAGGACATTTCTCCATGGCACCTATCCCGGTCAGGCGGATCATCTGATCCTTGAGTTTAGAACTGTTGTGGCACGGCGTGATTCTCCACGACCTCATAGAGAGCTTGTCTTTCATCCAGGTCACATAATAGATTTAATGTAAACCCCGTCTCTTGAGGCAGGCACAAAGCCGATGGGGTTTCCCCCGTGGAGTTGCGGTCCATTACTCCACAGGGGGGAGAAGCGGAAGATCCACCCTTTGGTCGAACACGGGGATTCAAACTCCGTGTTCGATATAACTTGATTGCGTTTATGATCCACAGTTCACACAGATGACTGCTTTATAGCCACCGCTGATCCTAAGGTTAGTGCAGTCGATCAGCAAGCGCAACGACAGCCTGTGCCAAACATGCCATGGGCGCCCGCGTAATACCCGCTCCGATCTGACCTATGCCCGCCTTGTGATGTGCAATGCCAGTATTAATGATTGGGGCAATGCCAGAATCCACGCTTTTTCGGATATCGATGCCTGCCGGTGTTCCGCTGAAATCCATTACCGGCAAGGACAACGCATTATTCAGACCTAACGTGATCTGTGTCATCTCACGTGTATAGGCAAAGGCGTCCTGTACGGAGCCGCCGACGAATTTTACGATCGCAGGAGCGGTTGCC
The sequence above is drawn from the Candidatus Methylomirabilota bacterium genome and encodes:
- a CDS encoding ring-opening amidohydrolase, producing the protein MNVKAFKVSMGGPDDVSEARKLIEAGTFKAQHVVAILGKTEGNGGVNDYTRALATQCFQLLISEKSGLSINELAKKVPIIWSGGTEGLMSPHATIFVKEPSEENKTGEKGFTVGTAYTRDMAPEEFGTLTHVQAAAQGVKEAIQDAG